AACCGTGGTGATTCATCAGCCAGACCAGCATGAACGTCACCGTCACCGTCTGCGGCATCATCAGCAGTGCCGAGGCCGCGTGGATTCGCCACAACGTGAGCGACCCCCGATACGGGCTGGCTAGCTCTTCGACAGTGGCTACGTTCCGGGACTTCCGGGGCGGATCCACGACGCCGATGAGGCTGGCCACTGCCGCCAACGTGCATACCACGGCGGGAAACATCAACCCGGCGTGTATGCCAAGTTCGGCCAGCTCGGGAATCACCAACGCGCCCAAGGCGATTCCCAGCGGTTGCGCGGTCTGGCGGATTCCCATCGCCAGGCCGCGTTGGTGCGGGGGAAACCAGCCCGATACCAACCGGCCGCCGGCGCTGTTGCAGCTGGCGGCCGCCATGCCGCCGAGGAAAAGATAGATCCCCATCAACATCAGCGAATGCACAGATGCCGCGGCGTAGGCCGCGACAGCGGTGAATGCCGATCCCACCGTCATCACGATCCGCTCGCCGCAGCGGTCCAGCGCGTAGCCCCAGGCAACCAGCGTGACAACCATGCCCCAGCTCGGCATCGACGCCAATAGACCGGCCTGGACCAGCGGGATTCCGCGCGCGGCTTCCAACCGGGGGATTAAGAAGGCGATGCCGTTGATAAAGAGGAAAGAGCTTGCAGTCACGCCCAGCGATATGAGTGTGATCGACCATCGCGCGCCCGCGCTCAAGGTGGCCGTGCGAGTCGGGTCCTGTGACATCGGCCCATGCTCGCACACCCACGCGATGGCTGCCGGCTAAGAACGATGGCCGGCCGGGCGCTGCGACTGCGTGCCGGAAGGACGGGCTTTGCACCGGAGCCGGCGAACGGATCGCCGCTGTATCCGGTGAACGGCAGCCAGCCGAAACAACCGTCCGCGCCGCTCGACCCGCCCCGCTAGCCGGTGCCCGGCGGTTACTAGGCTCATCCGAATGCGCCTCGGTCGAATCGCCAGCCCCGACGGCCCCTCCGGTCGATCCGCGTTCGTCACCATCGAGGGCGAGCTGGGGAATCCCGGCGGGATGACTGCTCGTGAGATAGCGGAGCACCCGTTCGGCACGCCGACCTTCACCGGCCGCTCATGGCCGCTGGCCGACCTCCGGCTGCTGGCTCCGATACTGGCCAGCAAGGTGGTCTGCGTCGGTAAGAACTATGCCGACCACATCGCCGAGATGAGCGCCCAAATGGGCGGCGCAACGGGCCCAGCGCCGGCGGATCCGGTGATATTCCTCAAGCCCAGCACCGCGATCATCGGACCGAACGTTCCGATTCGATTGCCCGCAAGCGCCGCACCGGTGCACTTCGAAGGTGAGTTGGCGATAGTGATTGGCCGGCCGTGCAAGGACGTTCCGGCCGGCCAGGCCGCCGACAACATCCTCGGCTACACCATCGGCAACGACGTGTCGGCCCGCGATCAGCAGCAAGCCGATGGCCAGTGGACGCGGGCCAAGGGCCACGACACCTTCTGCCCGGTCGGGCCGTGGATCGTCACCGACCTAGATCCCCTTGACCCGGCCGATCTCGAGCTCCGCACCGAGGTCAACGGTCAGGTCAAGCAGCACAGCCGCACCTCGCAAATGATTCACGACGTCGGCGCCATCGTGGAATGGATCTCGGCGGTGATGACCCTGCTGCCGGGTGATCTCATCCTCACCGGAACACCGGCAGGAGTCGGTCCCCTTGAGCATGGTGACACCGTCTCGATCACCATTGAAGGAATCGGCAGCCTCACCAATCCCGTAGTCCGCAAAGGAAAGTCGTGACTGCAGCAGCCCCGGAAGCAACTCCCGTACGGGTCCGATTCTGCCCGTCGCCCACCGGCACCCCGCACGTCGGCCTGGTCCGCACCGCGCTGTTCAACTGGGCATATGCTCGCCACACCGGTGGCACCTTCGTGTTCCGCATAGAGGACACCGACGCCGAGCGCAACAGCGAGGAAAGCTATCTCGCGCTGCTCGACGCGTTGCGCTGGCTCGGCCTCGACTGGGACGAGGGACCGGAGGTGGGCGGGCGGTACGGCCCGTACCGGCAGTCCCAGCGCACCGACATCTACCGTGACGTGGTAGCCCAGTTGCTTGCGGCCGGGGAGGCCTACTATGCCTTCTCGACCCCCCAGGAGGTGGAGGCCCGACACGTCGCCGCCGGCCGCAATCCTAAGCTGGGTTACGACAACTTCGACCGCCAGCTCACCGACGCGCAACGCGCGGCGCACTTGGCGGAGGGTCGCAAACCGGTGGTGCGGCTGCGGATGCCCGACGAAGATCTCACCTGGACTGACCTGGTGCGCGGACCTACCACATTCCCGGCCGGTAGCGTGCCCGATTTCGCGTTGACTCGCGCAAGCGGAGATCCGTTGTACACCTTGGTCAACCCGTGTGACGACGCGCTGATGAGGGTCACACATGTGCTGCGTGGTGAGGACCTGCTGTCGTCCACGCCGCGACAGATCGCGCTGTATCAGGCGTTGATCCGGATCGGCGTTGCCGAGTGGATTCCGGAATTCGCTCACCTCCCAACGGTATTGGGAGATGGCACCAAGAAACTGTCGAAGCGTGATCCGCAGTCGAACCTGTTCGCTCACCGCGACCGAGGTTTCATCCCCGAAGGTCTGCTGAATTATCTTGCGCTGCTTGGCTGGTCGATCGCCGACGATCGCGACCTGTTCAGCCTCGCCGAAATGGTGGTCGCGTTCGACGTTGCTGACGTCAACTCCAACCCGGCCCGGTTCGACCAGAAGAAGGCGGACGCGCTCAACGCCGAACACATCCGACTGCTGGACGCCGGCGATTTCACCGACCGATTGCGCGAGTACTTGCGCGCGCACGGCCAGCACATCGAGTTGGATGAGGCGGGTTTTGCCGCGGCCGCCGAGCTGGTGCAGACCCGCATCGTGGTGCTGGGTGACGCGTGGGACCTGCTGAAGTTCCTCAACGACGACGAGTACGCGATCGACCCCAAGGCCGCCGCCAAGGAGCTTGGGCCAGACGGCGGTCCGGTGCTTGACGCCGCCCTGGTTGCGTTGGAAGGCGTGCCGGACTGGACCGCGGGGCGAATCGAGGACGCCCTCAAGGCCGCGCTGATCGAGGGGCTGTCGCTCAAGCCGCGTAAGGCATTCGGCCCGATCCGGGTCGCCGCCACCGGGACGTCGGTCAGCCCGCCGTTGTTTGAATCGCTGGAGCTGCTCGGCCGCGACCGCAGCCTGCAGCGGCTGCGTTCGGCGCGAGCGGGGTAGGCGCGGGAGGACGGGTGTGCGGATTGCGCACCGATTCTTTGGTAGTCTGCACGTCGGCCGACAACGGCTGGCGGCGGCGTTCTCACGATGCTTGCGGACCCGGGTAGTGGTTCGTGGAATGCGCTCTGACCAGCGGTTTTAGGCAGCTGATGGGGTATGGTGTAATTGGCAACACAGCTGATTCTGGTTCAGCCATTCTAGGTTCGAGTCCTGGTACCCCAGCAATGTCCCGCCGGTGCAAGCGATTAGGTGGGTATACCGGGGTGAGCTATGCTGACAGCTCGGATCGGTTCCGGCCCCGTCGTCTAGCGGCCTAGGACGCCGCCCTCTCACGGCGGTAGCGTGGGTTCGAATCCCATCGGGGCTACTCTTTGATGAGTCGAGACATCGCGGACGGATGTCTCGACTCGTGGCTTTGGGCAGTGCATGTGCCCCGCTCGCCTACGCCCGGCGGGTGCGCAACTAAGCAGAATGCGCAAAAGTTCGAAATCGTCTGTTACGCGGCTTGTGCACACAAGCGAGTCAGCATCACCGCCAATCCGTAACTTCGATCGCGTCAGGTGTCGGGAATCGTCCGACATCGGCGCGCGAAGGAGGCCACGATGCCCGCTCTGCCAACTACGTCTTCTCGGGCATCTGCCGACTATCGGCCGGCGTTCGTGCCAGTGACCGGCGCCGGTGGTCTCCCTAGCTCGCCGGCGTGCCGGCAAGGATTGGACACGATGCGGGATGGCTATGTCGAGCGAACGGTTACTACGAGCGACGGTGTACGGCTGGGGGTCCGAGACTACGGCGGCGCCGGGGCTGGCATCCACACCCTCGTTCTGCTGCACGGTCTGTGCTTGACACAGGAAAGCTGGGAACTCCCAATTCGCCAGCTTGTGCGGCGGTGGGACAACACCGTACGAATCATTACCTACGACCACCGCGGCCACGGCCGGTCTAGCAGCGCCCCAATGCACAGTTACCGGATCGACCGACTAGCTGCCGACCTCGCGGAGGTCCTCGCCGCTCTGCGCATCACCGGTCCGCTCACTCTGGCGGGACACTCCATGGGTGGCATGACGGCGCTGGCCTACCTCGGCCGTCCCGCCGTCCACCGACCGGTAGAACCGCACGGCCTCGTCCTGATCGCGACGGCGGCAGGCCGGCTCGCCGAGCGAGGACTCGGCCGTTTGCTCGCCACACCCGCCACAAAGATTCTGTTTGAAGTCGTCCAGCGCATGCCCCAAGGCAGTACGGACCGGGCAATCAGGGCTCTCGTGCGGCCGGTCGGCGACGCGGTGATCAGATATCGAGGCCAGCGCAGCTGCCACCGCAGCGCGCTCGCTGCGGTGGCGGCATCGGCCATCCGCACAACGTCGTTGCGGACCGCGGCCGGCTTCCTGCCCAGCCTGCGGCGATACGACCAAAACCACGCGCTTGCGTCCATCGCGGCCAATACCATCGTCGTGAGCGGCGGAGCGGACGTGCTGACCCCAGCCTCCCACGCACGCGACCTACACGCCGCCATCCCGGGCGCTGCCCATCTGCACCGACCCAACGCCGGGCACATGCTCCTTCAAGACGAACCACATTGCATCAGTGAAGCCATCAACTGCGCGATGATGGGCATGCAACATCGACCCGGCCGCGCGGCCAACGTGTGGGCGTCGCGCGACAGCTCCGCGGCCCCGCAGCTCGACGCTGCCGCATCCTAGTCGCACCGAAAACCATAATCGGGCAGGCGAATTGGTGACCCGCCAAACACAGAGACGCCGACCTGGTTCCGGTCGCTGCCCCCGCGATGTTTGCAAAGCCTGCAGCACAAGCTGTTTCGGCCGCTATTGACCGGTCCCCAGCGCGGCCGGCGCAGTTGAGCCGCCCACCGGTAGGTGGGGCAGCCCTAGCTTGCGGTGGTCCCACGAGCGGGTCCGGTGGCTGATGATGCGCACGCCGACGCGCTTGTTCATCATCTGGTCGACCATGGGCTTCACCTCGTCGGTGTAGGGGCCGGTGTAACGCTCCCACACGCTGACCCCGACCCGGAACAGGGCGTCGGGATCGTCGACGATCTCACCAACGCCTTCAAAGGACACCCCGCGCAACGTGTCATAGGTATTGCCGCCCTCGAGCAGAAAGCTCAGTCGCGGATCCCGCCGGAGGTTGACGGCCTTTTGTGACTTGGCCTTGGTTTCCAGCCAGATTTCGCCGTCAACCACGGCATACCACATCGCGGTCAAGTGCGGGTGTCCGTCGGCACCGATGGTGGCCAGCGTGCCGGTGCGGCTGTGGGTGATGAAGTCGACGATTTCAGCCTCGGACATGACGATCTGCGCGCGCTGATTGGTTCCCATGGCGTCAGTCTGTCAGGTGGAATGCGCTGGGTGTGCACCGGCGGCGGCCAGAGCTAGAGCCGCCGCGTGAGTTCCTCTGCCGCGGCTAGAAGGTCTGCGGCCCAACGCGCGCCCGGGCGCCGGCCCATCCGGTCGATCGGACCCGAGACCGATATGGCAGCGACCACGACACCGCGGCCATCGCGCACCGGCGCCGAAACGCTGGCCACCCCTGGCTCCCGCTCGGCCACGCTTTGTGCCCAACCGCGCCGGCGCACTTCGGCCAGCGCCCGCTCGGTGAACTTCGCGGTGGGTAGCACGGCCGCCTGCGTGGCGGCATCACTGTGGGCCAGCAATACCTTGGCGCCCGAACCCGCCGTCATCGGCAACCGTGTCCCGACCGGAACCGTATCGCGGAGGCCCGCAGGCGGTTCCAGTGCGGCCACGCACACCCGCGACCTGCCCTCACGGCGATACAGCTGCACGCTTTCGCCGGTGCTCTGCCGCAACCCAGGCAGCACCACCTTGCTCGCGGCCAGCAGCGGGTCGTTGACGTTCGCGGCGAGTTCGGTGATCGCGGGACCCAGCCGCCAACGGCCGTCCGCATCGCGCCCCAGTAGGCGATGCACCTCCAGCGCGGCCGCCAGGCGGTAGGTGGTGGCCCTGGGCAAGCCGGTCCGATCACACAGTTCGGCTAGCCCGCACGGAGATTCCGCGATCGCCTGCAGCACGCCCATGGCTTTGTCGAGGACGCCGATACCGCTATGCTGTCTCACAGAGAGATCGTAGCGTCTCGCATTCTGAGATAACAGCCCAGTTGATCGGCGAGTCGCGCATGAGTGAATCGAGGCACTTCGAGATGGCATTGCAGACCCGCAAGCCGCGCACGCTGGCCGAGAAGGTTTGGGAAGACCACGTTGTGGTAGCCGGCTCGTCCGCTGAAGGCGGTGGACCCGACTTGATCTACATCGACTTGCATCTCGTGCACGAGGTCACCAGCCCGCAGGCTTTCGACGGTCTACGCCTGGCTGGGCGCCAGGTGCGGCGGCCCGATCTCACACTCGCGACCGAGGATCACAACGTGCCCACCCTCGACATCGACGAGCCGATTGCCGACCCGGTGTCTCGCACCCAGGTGGAGACGTTGCGCCGCAACTGTGCCGAATTCGGTATCCGGCTGCATCCGATGGGTGATATCGAGCAGGGCATCGTGCACGTCGTCGGACCGCAGCTGGGCCTGACCCAACCGGGGATGACGATCGTCTGCGGCGACAGCCACACCTCTACCCATGGCGCGTTCGGCGCCCTGGCGATGGGCATCGGCACCTCGGAGGTGGAGCATGTGCTCGCCACCCAGACGCTGCCGTTGCGGCCATT
The nucleotide sequence above comes from Mycobacterium decipiens. Encoded proteins:
- a CDS encoding PPOX class F420-dependent oxidoreductase, whose protein sequence is MGTNQRAQIVMSEAEIVDFITHSRTGTLATIGADGHPHLTAMWYAVVDGEIWLETKAKSQKAVNLRRDPRLSFLLEGGNTYDTLRGVSFEGVGEIVDDPDALFRVGVSVWERYTGPYTDEVKPMVDQMMNKRVGVRIISHRTRSWDHRKLGLPHLPVGGSTAPAALGTGQ
- a CDS encoding alpha/beta fold hydrolase, encoding MRDGYVERTVTTSDGVRLGVRDYGGAGAGIHTLVLLHGLCLTQESWELPIRQLVRRWDNTVRIITYDHRGHGRSSSAPMHSYRIDRLAADLAEVLAALRITGPLTLAGHSMGGMTALAYLGRPAVHRPVEPHGLVLIATAAGRLAERGLGRLLATPATKILFEVVQRMPQGSTDRAIRALVRPVGDAVIRYRGQRSCHRSALAAVAASAIRTTSLRTAAGFLPSLRRYDQNHALASIAANTIVVSGGADVLTPASHARDLHAAIPGAAHLHRPNAGHMLLQDEPHCISEAINCAMMGMQHRPGRAANVWASRDSSAAPQLDAAAS
- a CDS encoding IclR family transcriptional regulator produces the protein MRQHSGIGVLDKAMGVLQAIAESPCGLAELCDRTGLPRATTYRLAAALEVHRLLGRDADGRWRLGPAITELAANVNDPLLAASKVVLPGLRQSTGESVQLYRREGRSRVCVAALEPPAGLRDTVPVGTRLPMTAGSGAKVLLAHSDAATQAAVLPTAKFTERALAEVRRRGWAQSVAEREPGVASVSAPVRDGRGVVVAAISVSGPIDRMGRRPGARWAADLLAAAEELTRRL
- the gltX gene encoding glutamate--tRNA ligase, giving the protein MTAAAPEATPVRVRFCPSPTGTPHVGLVRTALFNWAYARHTGGTFVFRIEDTDAERNSEESYLALLDALRWLGLDWDEGPEVGGRYGPYRQSQRTDIYRDVVAQLLAAGEAYYAFSTPQEVEARHVAAGRNPKLGYDNFDRQLTDAQRAAHLAEGRKPVVRLRMPDEDLTWTDLVRGPTTFPAGSVPDFALTRASGDPLYTLVNPCDDALMRVTHVLRGEDLLSSTPRQIALYQALIRIGVAEWIPEFAHLPTVLGDGTKKLSKRDPQSNLFAHRDRGFIPEGLLNYLALLGWSIADDRDLFSLAEMVVAFDVADVNSNPARFDQKKADALNAEHIRLLDAGDFTDRLREYLRAHGQHIELDEAGFAAAAELVQTRIVVLGDAWDLLKFLNDDEYAIDPKAAAKELGPDGGPVLDAALVALEGVPDWTAGRIEDALKAALIEGLSLKPRKAFGPIRVAATGTSVSPPLFESLELLGRDRSLQRLRSARAG
- a CDS encoding fumarylacetoacetate hydrolase family protein; translated protein: MRLGRIASPDGPSGRSAFVTIEGELGNPGGMTAREIAEHPFGTPTFTGRSWPLADLRLLAPILASKVVCVGKNYADHIAEMSAQMGGATGPAPADPVIFLKPSTAIIGPNVPIRLPASAAPVHFEGELAIVIGRPCKDVPAGQAADNILGYTIGNDVSARDQQQADGQWTRAKGHDTFCPVGPWIVTDLDPLDPADLELRTEVNGQVKQHSRTSQMIHDVGAIVEWISAVMTLLPGDLILTGTPAGVGPLEHGDTVSITIEGIGSLTNPVVRKGKS